The genomic window TCTATTACATGACTTAATGGTTTCACAATTGTCTTTTTGTACACAGTTAGAAATCCctcactttttctgtgaacttaatCAGGTGATCCAACTCGCTTGTTCTGACACCTTCTTCAATATCCTGGCTATTTATATTGCAAGTGGATTTCTGGGGGTTCTTCCACTCATTGGTATCCTTTTCTCTTATTCTAGAATTGTAacttccattttgaaaatttcatcttCTGGAGGCAAGTGTAAAGCATTTTCCACGTGTGGGTCTCACCTCTCCATTGTCTCCTTATTCTACGGTACAGGTGTTGGGGTGTATCTTAGTTCTGCTGCTTCACAAAACTCCAGGACAACTGTCATAGCTTcagtgatgtacacggtggtcacacccatgctgaaccccttcatctatggtctgaggaacagagacataaagcTGGCCCTAAGAAACCTTTTAGCTGAGAGGCATTCTCTGAGTATAAGGATCCTTTGTTCCAGGGTGAAGACGTGTGTGTGTAATAGGGCTCAAAATCCTCGACAATCTAGGTCATGATTTTTGTATCAGTTCACAGAAATACAACCTGCAGTTTATCTTCCTACAGTGTTcagtctctttaattttttcatacataatgatcaattctttctttttttacagttttttttgaatagtaagtttttatttaaattccagttagtgaatAGATCATGTAATATTAGGttcaggaatagaattcagtaattcatcactGACTGAGAACACCCAGTGcgcatcacaagtgctctcctcgcacagaatcagcctgagatgcagtaagatacatctggatttctacaaaagaacatctccagcgcttAGTATTGAGGttcgaagcagggagccgtgaagcagggcacagatattggaagataaacggaagggggagagAGCTGCCGCAtttgggtgctgggaagcggtagccacctgcacgggggagcgggcagactcatggaccggcacccatgagagagcagactgggaccatgagcagggagcacatgccaccagactgaaatggaacTCCTGTGttctcactggaaccagactgagacccgGAGCACCGGGAGCGCACGGgagcggctggcggtgttagaaacacaaaggacagagaagtgctggccctggaagggagggctgggacgctgggtgtagggcgcacatcccaggaagctgcagggttgaacagcaccaacaggaacagagttaaagtggccagaacatcagtgaagaacgggccgcaatccctctgttctgagacagaggctgagattcagctactgctgctctgactctcagaagaggcacagcagaccgccagggaaagctgccagagagcaaaagcctggaaatactggctcgcAGGGTGcacatccccatcccccctcacaggggacatggagactacccaaaagggttgcctgagtatcggtgcagcaggcccctcccccagaaggcaggctgaaaaatcaagaagcccacatccctaagatccctattaAAAAAGTGAGCATGggctgggtcctggtcaataatttgggctctggacaaccccgcaaacTCCCCTCATCAGAATgtcgagaaggagaaatcctccccagcaaagaaaagacaatgagtatgtggcctctgccacagaactgatggatatggatataatcaaagtatcagaaatggaattcagagtaacaatggtcaagatgacgtgtagacttgaaaaaagtattttgaaaatgttaatgagaatatagaatctctaagggtggaaatggtagcgaatctggcagaaatttaaaattctatgagccaaatgcagtcaaaactagaggctctgacaactagggtgaatgaggcagaggaacgtttcagcgaattggaggatgggttagtagaagagaaaactaaaatagaatctggacttaaaaacaTCCAcactcatgaatgtaggttaagggagattactgactcaatgaaattttccaatgtcagaatcatcagcatccctgaggaggtggagaaaaacagaggtctagaagagatatttgaacaaattgtagctgagaacttccctaatctagcaagggaaacaaagatccatgtccaagaggcagagaggacctctccaagctcaaccacgacaaacctatgccacgtcatgtcatagtgcaatttgcaaatattagattcaaggatacagtattgaaagcggccagggcaaagaaatttctcacctaccaaggcaaaggtatcagaattacgtcagacctgtctacacagacgtGGAATGAGataaagggttgggggggcatttttaatgctctttcagagaaaaacatgcagccaagaatcctttacCCAgaaaggctctcattcagaattgatggagaaataaagaccttccagaattgccagacATTggccaattttgtaaccacaaaaccagccctacaggagatattaagggtggttcaataaaggtaaaaaggccccaagagtgatacagaacagaaagtcacaaccgatacaaagactttactggcaacatggcatcattaaaatcatatctctcaatattcagtctcaatgtaaatgtcctaaatgctcccataaaatgccacagggttgcagattagataaaaagacatgacccatccatttgctgtctacaagagactcattttgaatctaaagatacattcagactgaaagtaaagggatggaataccatatTTCTTGCCAATGGGCCTCAAAAGAAtgctagggtagcaattctcatatcatatagatttttttttaaagtaaagagtATAGTTATAGACAGAAGGGTACTATATGGTTcctaaaggatgtatccaacaagtggatatgaaaattataaatatatatgcccccaaaaggggaacagcaagatacacaagccaactcttaaccataATAAagagacagatagataaatatacattaatagtaggggacctcaacaccccactagctgaaatagacagaacacccatgcaaaaaatcaacaaagaaaaaag from Ailuropoda melanoleuca isolate Jingjing unplaced genomic scaffold, ASM200744v2 unplaced-scaffold7784, whole genome shotgun sequence includes these protein-coding regions:
- the LOC100475116 gene encoding olfactory receptor 7A17-like, which encodes MEQRNQTPVSEFILLGFSEEGEPQPLLLWLFLSMYLVTFGGNLLIVLAIVTDSRLHTPMYSFLANLSFSDICFISTTIPKMLLNTQTQSKVITYAGCLTQMYFLMLFEGLDNFLLTAMAYDRFVAICHPLHYMVIMNPKFCCILLLVCWVLSVLSSLLHDLMVSQLSFCTQLEIPHFFCELNQVIQLACSDTFFNILAIYIASGFLGVLPLIGILFSYSRIVTSILKISSSGGKCKAFSTCGSHLSIVSLFYGTGVGVYLSSAASQNSRTTVIASVMYTVVTPMLNPFIYGLRNRDIKLALRNLLAERHSLSIRILCSR